In the uncultured Methanobacterium sp. genome, one interval contains:
- a CDS encoding carboxymuconolactone decarboxylase family protein codes for MKEDVFYGKGMAHVKKDYPDIFKAVVELNNAAYTGKVLDYRTQKLIALGITAAASDDRAMKKQMMSAMKEFDITRDEIVDVLRVVLLTSGNPPFTKAMKILYDITE; via the coding sequence ATGAAAGAAGACGTTTTTTATGGTAAAGGAATGGCTCATGTTAAAAAAGACTATCCTGATATCTTTAAAGCAGTAGTTGAGCTTAATAATGCAGCTTACACTGGAAAAGTATTAGACTACCGTACACAGAAACTGATTGCACTGGGGATAACCGCTGCCGCTTCAGATGACCGGGCAATGAAGAAGCAGATGATGAGTGCCATGAAGGAATTTGATATAACTCGGGATGAAATTGTTGATGTACTAAGGGTGGTTCTTTTAACTTCTGGTAACCCTCCATTCACCAAGGCCATGAAAATATTGTACGATATTACCGAGTAA
- a CDS encoding ABC transporter permease encodes MSFLGLIVKNPFRNKTRTALAVVGIAIGIATIVALGIITDGLKSSTEETLKAGGADFTVVETNVSDMFLSEIDESYVNKIKEVEGVNDAVGILTAIQPVGDNPYFVIIGIDPTKLAMSGIKITNGTEFSSPDAKEVLIGKVGAQKLNKTVGDTITLGKEDYKVVGVFETGDLQQDGGTYMSLKNVQAIEEKEGKVTMIYVKIKNNANVDEITQSIEDKYGKDINTIASLEDLQSVDQGLNTIDTASWAISLLAIVIGGIGVINTMIMSVYERTREIGVLKAVGWKNRRILSMILGESIVLTLAAGVVGIFMGLVAIQVLMALGMSGFIQPVYSPDVFIRGLLVALIVGLIGGFYPAYRASRLPPTEALRYE; translated from the coding sequence ATGTCGTTTTTAGGTTTGATTGTTAAAAATCCATTCCGTAACAAGACCAGAACTGCGCTGGCTGTGGTGGGGATTGCCATTGGTATTGCCACCATTGTGGCTCTGGGGATTATCACTGATGGATTGAAATCTTCTACAGAGGAAACTTTAAAAGCTGGAGGAGCAGATTTCACGGTTGTGGAGACCAATGTATCAGATATGTTTCTCAGTGAGATAGATGAATCGTACGTTAATAAAATAAAAGAGGTTGAGGGGGTGAATGATGCTGTGGGGATCCTGACTGCCATACAACCAGTGGGAGATAATCCTTATTTTGTTATTATAGGTATTGACCCGACAAAATTAGCCATGAGTGGAATAAAAATTACAAATGGGACGGAATTTTCTTCTCCAGATGCTAAAGAAGTGCTAATTGGTAAAGTTGGTGCCCAAAAGTTAAACAAGACTGTGGGAGACACCATAACCCTGGGTAAAGAGGATTACAAAGTTGTGGGAGTATTTGAAACCGGTGACCTGCAGCAGGATGGAGGTACCTATATGTCCCTCAAGAATGTCCAGGCAATTGAGGAAAAAGAGGGTAAAGTCACCATGATCTACGTTAAGATCAAAAATAACGCCAATGTGGATGAAATAACCCAATCCATTGAAGATAAATATGGTAAGGACATCAACACCATAGCATCACTGGAAGACCTGCAAAGCGTTGACCAGGGTTTAAACACCATAGACACAGCTTCATGGGCGATTTCACTCTTGGCCATTGTCATAGGTGGAATTGGTGTGATAAACACCATGATCATGTCAGTATATGAACGTACCCGAGAAATAGGTGTCTTAAAAGCAGTGGGTTGGAAGAATAGAAGAATTTTATCAATGATACTGGGAGAATCCATAGTACTGACCCTGGCTGCAGGGGTAGTGGGAATATTCATGGGACTGGTGGCTATCCAGGTGCTCATGGCACTGGGAATGAGCGGATTCATACAACCCGTGTACTCTCCTGACGTGTTCATACGGGGCCTTTTAGTAGCCCTTATAGTCGGTCTTATTGGAGGATTTTATCCGGCCTACCGGGCCAGTCGCTTACCACCAACCGAGGCGTTGCGCTATGAATGA
- a CDS encoding ABC transporter ATP-binding protein, which produces MNDENIVEIKNLKKGFDKGKITALNGIDLTIKKGEFVSIIGPSGSGKSTLLNMIGALDRPDEGTIKVAGYDLKGKKDLSEFRSREIGFIFQLHNLIPNLSVVENVEIPMFESGLSGKKMREKALILLDYMNLSDKVKRKPTELSGGERQRVAIARSLANNPSIILADEPTGSLDSKNGEMILKRLKDLHDKEEVTLIMVTHDLKVANLAERTIEVLDGKIKI; this is translated from the coding sequence ATGAATGATGAGAACATCGTGGAGATTAAAAATCTCAAAAAAGGTTTTGACAAAGGCAAGATAACCGCCCTGAACGGTATTGATCTTACCATCAAAAAAGGTGAATTTGTTTCCATTATAGGACCATCTGGTTCCGGGAAATCCACCCTCCTTAACATGATCGGAGCCCTGGACCGGCCAGATGAAGGTACCATAAAGGTGGCGGGCTACGATCTTAAGGGTAAGAAGGATCTCAGTGAATTTCGTTCCAGGGAAATTGGCTTCATTTTCCAGCTCCACAACCTGATCCCCAACCTCAGTGTGGTGGAAAATGTGGAAATACCCATGTTTGAAAGTGGCCTATCAGGTAAGAAAATGAGAGAAAAAGCTTTGATACTACTGGATTATATGAATCTCTCGGATAAAGTTAAAAGAAAGCCCACTGAGCTTTCTGGTGGTGAAAGGCAGAGGGTGGCCATTGCCCGATCCCTGGCCAATAATCCATCCATAATCCTGGCAGATGAACCCACCGGGTCCCTGGACTCTAAAAATGGTGAGATGATCCTTAAACGCCTGAAGGATCTCCATGATAAAGAGGAGGTCACCTTAATCATGGTCACTCATGACCTGAAAGTGGCTAATCTGGCAGAAAGGACAATTGAGGTCTTAGATGGGAAAATAAAGATATAA
- the ribC gene encoding riboflavin synthase: MKIGICDTTFARYDMASAAINEIKQHVANNQIIRRTVPGVKDLPVACKKLIEEEGCEVVMALGMPGPEVMDKTCAHEASTGLIQAQLMTNTHILEVFVHEDEGVDEKDLKFLADNRAREHAQNLVKMFFKKGALEKEAGMGMREGHPDKGPL, translated from the coding sequence ATGAAAATTGGAATCTGCGATACTACTTTTGCCCGTTACGACATGGCCTCTGCCGCCATAAATGAGATAAAACAACACGTGGCTAATAATCAAATAATCCGAAGAACAGTCCCTGGGGTCAAGGACCTTCCAGTGGCCTGTAAAAAACTTATTGAAGAAGAGGGTTGTGAAGTGGTCATGGCCCTGGGTATGCCCGGACCTGAAGTAATGGATAAAACCTGTGCCCATGAAGCATCCACTGGACTAATACAGGCCCAGCTCATGACCAACACTCATATCCTGGAAGTATTCGTCCACGAAGATGAGGGGGTTGATGAGAAGGACCTTAAATTCTTGGCAGATAACCGTGCCCGTGAACACGCCCAGAACCTGGTTAAAATGTTCTTCAAGAAGGGAGCCCTGGAAAAAGAAGCAGGAATGGGAATGAGGGAAGGGCATCCTGATAAGGGCCCATTATAA
- the mch gene encoding methenyltetrahydromethanopterin cyclohydrolase translates to MVSVNLEAKKTVDLMIENAEDLNIAVHKLENGSTVIDAGVNVTGSFKAGELYTKVCLGGLAEVGISIPGDLSEGLALPSVKIKTHQPAISTLGSQKAGWSVSVGDFFALGSGPARALALKPEETYEEIGYMDDADLAIITLESDKLPGADVLDYVAKECKVAPENVYALVAPTSSLVGSIQIAGRVVENGTYKMLEALHFDVNKVKHAAGIAPIAPVDPDGLKAMGKTNDAVLFGGRTYYYIESETKDDLKSLAENLPSSAADGYGKPFYDVFKEANFDFFKIDKGMFAPAEVVINDLTTGELFRAGYVNVELLKKSFGL, encoded by the coding sequence ATGGTAAGTGTCAATTTAGAAGCTAAAAAAACAGTAGACTTAATGATTGAGAATGCAGAAGACCTTAATATTGCAGTTCACAAACTGGAAAACGGTTCAACAGTTATAGATGCTGGAGTCAATGTAACTGGAAGTTTTAAAGCAGGAGAACTTTATACTAAAGTTTGTCTGGGTGGACTGGCTGAAGTGGGAATATCCATCCCTGGAGACCTCTCTGAAGGCTTAGCATTACCCTCAGTAAAGATAAAAACACACCAGCCAGCTATTTCAACCCTGGGATCACAGAAAGCTGGATGGTCTGTCAGTGTGGGTGACTTCTTTGCCCTGGGCTCAGGCCCGGCAAGAGCACTGGCCTTAAAACCTGAAGAAACCTATGAAGAAATCGGTTACATGGATGATGCAGACCTGGCCATCATAACCCTGGAATCAGACAAACTCCCTGGAGCAGATGTCCTGGATTATGTTGCTAAAGAATGTAAAGTTGCACCTGAGAATGTTTACGCCCTGGTGGCCCCAACATCATCTCTGGTTGGTTCTATCCAGATAGCAGGAAGAGTAGTAGAAAACGGAACCTACAAGATGCTTGAAGCCCTGCACTTTGATGTTAACAAGGTCAAACACGCAGCAGGAATAGCTCCAATAGCTCCTGTGGACCCTGACGGCTTAAAAGCCATGGGAAAAACCAACGATGCAGTTTTATTCGGTGGCCGAACTTACTACTACATTGAATCTGAAACCAAGGATGATCTGAAATCACTGGCCGAGAATTTACCTTCCTCTGCTGCTGATGGATATGGAAAACCATTCTACGATGTCTTTAAAGAAGCCAATTTTGACTTCTTCAAAATCGATAAGGGAATGTTCGCACCAGCAGAAGTGGTAATTAACGATCTTACCACTGGAGAACTATTCCGTGCAGGATACGTCAATGTGGAATTATTAAAGAAATCATTTGGATTGTAG
- a CDS encoding thymidylate synthase has translation MAILIKTSTIKNGWETLVKRVMQKGSEIKDERGSLTLELRNTVVTMNRPLELEIPKGYFWSGEKLEIYAEQFLSDDKQGFVYTYGNRLRKHFEGIDQIGEAIRRLKNCKESRRAISVTWDPPTDTQSEEVPCMILVDFKIREGKLHTTGLWRSHDIYGAWFPNAVGLTHLSRYVAGEVGVEVGSLTIHSISAHIYQVNFEEALRV, from the coding sequence ATGGCTATCCTGATTAAAACATCCACCATAAAAAATGGATGGGAAACACTGGTTAAGAGGGTAATGCAGAAAGGTTCTGAAATAAAGGATGAAAGAGGATCCCTAACACTGGAACTTCGAAACACCGTGGTCACCATGAACCGACCACTGGAACTGGAAATTCCCAAGGGTTACTTCTGGAGTGGGGAGAAACTGGAGATATATGCTGAACAATTCCTGAGTGATGATAAACAGGGATTCGTTTATACCTATGGAAACCGGTTAAGAAAACATTTTGAGGGGATCGACCAGATAGGTGAAGCCATCAGGCGTCTTAAAAATTGTAAAGAATCTCGAAGGGCTATATCTGTTACCTGGGACCCTCCTACTGACACTCAAAGCGAGGAAGTGCCCTGTATGATCCTGGTGGACTTTAAAATCAGGGAAGGGAAACTTCACACCACCGGACTCTGGCGTTCCCATGATATCTACGGGGCATGGTTCCCCAACGCAGTGGGATTAACTCACCTTTCCAGGTACGTTGCAGGGGAAGTAGGGGTGGAAGTGGGAAGCCTTACCATACACTCAATCAGTGCCCATATATACCAGGTGAACTTTGAAGAGGCATTAAGGGTGTAA
- a CDS encoding methionine synthase encodes MLTTVVGSYPAPPKEPSSLSSRISSFLGSYDPYHAAVEFAVTEQVKAGVNLISTGQVRGDMVEIFARDITGMAWEEGTSKIKGKILPINHSIGAEDIKIALKTARGISEEFKAFKPVFIADRFNEDVRGVKGIITGPTTLVLSSRMEGFYTLEKRDKAILDMAHALNREAKYLEKAGAAMIQFDEPFLSTGMVNIKTAYQAIKIAQKGLKVPLSMHVCGDVSQVLGELLKFPVDIIDCEFAGIEKNLKILQNTDLKGKKIGFGCVDTKTELVESPEEIRTLLEKGVEIIGAENMIVDPDCGMRMLPEEAAYQKLKNMTEAAGWLS; translated from the coding sequence ATGTTAACCACTGTAGTTGGAAGTTACCCTGCACCCCCAAAGGAACCCTCATCACTTTCTTCCAGAATATCTTCTTTTCTGGGAAGTTACGACCCTTACCATGCTGCTGTGGAGTTTGCTGTCACCGAACAGGTAAAAGCTGGGGTGAACCTCATATCCACTGGACAGGTACGGGGAGATATGGTAGAAATATTTGCCAGGGACATTACTGGAATGGCCTGGGAAGAAGGAACATCCAAGATCAAGGGTAAAATACTCCCAATCAACCATTCAATAGGTGCAGAAGATATTAAAATTGCCTTAAAAACTGCAAGAGGCATATCTGAAGAGTTCAAGGCATTTAAACCTGTGTTCATTGCGGATAGATTCAATGAAGATGTCAGGGGTGTTAAAGGAATTATCACTGGCCCCACCACACTGGTCTTATCATCACGAATGGAGGGATTCTACACCCTGGAAAAACGTGATAAAGCAATCCTTGACATGGCACATGCCCTTAACCGTGAGGCCAAATACTTGGAAAAGGCAGGTGCAGCTATGATACAATTCGACGAACCATTCCTCTCCACTGGGATGGTAAATATTAAAACTGCCTACCAGGCCATAAAAATAGCTCAAAAGGGTTTGAAAGTGCCCCTGTCCATGCATGTATGTGGGGATGTAAGTCAGGTGTTAGGAGAACTCCTGAAATTCCCGGTGGACATAATTGACTGTGAATTTGCCGGAATAGAAAAGAACCTTAAAATTCTCCAGAACACGGATCTTAAGGGTAAGAAAATTGGTTTTGGATGTGTTGACACCAAAACTGAACTGGTGGAAAGTCCAGAGGAAATTCGCACCTTACTTGAAAAAGGAGTAGAAATTATTGGAGCAGAAAACATGATTGTTGACCCGGACTGTGGAATGCGTATGCTGCCAGAAGAGGCGGCTTATCAGAAACTGAAAAACATGACGGAGGCAGCTGGATGGCTATCCTGA
- a CDS encoding pyridoxamine 5'-phosphate oxidase family protein, with amino-acid sequence MEFADCVKFANENPVAWLATNEGDQPRVRGMGMWYADETGFYFQTATMKEMVGQLEKNGKVEFAFYHPDEAVGTMLRVAGEIEFLDDVEVKKKVLADRPFLAEFGLTAEGPELVVFKISKGVAHFWDWESNIKPKEIIKFGD; translated from the coding sequence ATGGAATTTGCAGATTGTGTTAAATTCGCCAATGAAAACCCTGTTGCCTGGTTGGCCACTAATGAGGGCGACCAACCCCGTGTGAGGGGCATGGGGATGTGGTATGCAGATGAAACCGGTTTTTATTTCCAGACTGCTACCATGAAAGAAATGGTGGGACAGCTTGAAAAAAATGGTAAGGTGGAATTCGCATTCTACCACCCTGACGAAGCAGTTGGGACCATGCTGAGAGTGGCTGGTGAAATTGAATTTTTGGATGATGTGGAAGTTAAAAAGAAGGTTTTGGCTGATCGACCATTTTTAGCAGAGTTTGGTCTCACTGCTGAAGGTCCGGAACTAGTTGTATTCAAGATCTCCAAGGGCGTAGCTCATTTCTGGGACTGGGAAAGTAACATTAAACCAAAAGAGATTATTAAATTTGGGGATTAA
- a CDS encoding DUF1894 domain-containing protein, protein MFCLDTYLRESEDYEIHMTRSGFKDCARFIEKNAPEVVHVNPGEKIVGARIIGIPPVPIGINDEKGTIMLPYTKPCYGTATVELPVPPEERDKIRAVKID, encoded by the coding sequence ATGTTTTGCCTTGACACTTATCTTCGTGAATCAGAAGACTACGAGATACACATGACACGATCCGGGTTCAAAGACTGTGCTCGTTTCATAGAAAAGAATGCCCCGGAAGTAGTCCATGTTAACCCCGGGGAAAAAATAGTGGGAGCCCGTATTATAGGGATACCCCCAGTACCCATTGGTATCAACGATGAAAAAGGCACCATAATGCTCCCTTACACTAAACCCTGTTACGGGACAGCAACAGTTGAGTTACCAGTTCCTCCTGAAGAACGGGATAAGATAAGGGCAGTTAAAATTGATTAA
- a CDS encoding DUF1890 domain-containing protein encodes MKKAIILLGCPESPSQTPLTVYAAHKLTGMGYQVTVVSTPSAKKLVEVSDPEEYYIQNKIDIESCLDGLNEGDYDFLLGFVAKDAAVSYFVTFYHILNTPSLALVFHRDQEKLDSFENTVRENTQADIASARAYHNPTPLRVRLDRALLKLENPDESQEMETPKKKGESDRKVESMKNELDKPEDS; translated from the coding sequence ATGAAAAAAGCAATTATATTATTAGGATGTCCTGAATCACCTTCACAAACTCCTTTGACAGTTTATGCAGCTCATAAATTAACTGGAATGGGATACCAGGTCACCGTGGTCAGCACACCATCCGCCAAAAAACTGGTGGAAGTGTCTGATCCTGAGGAATATTACATACAGAACAAGATAGACATAGAATCATGTCTGGATGGATTAAATGAGGGAGATTATGATTTTCTTTTAGGATTTGTGGCTAAAGATGCTGCAGTTAGCTACTTTGTAACATTTTACCACATCCTCAATACCCCGAGCCTGGCACTGGTATTCCACCGTGATCAGGAAAAACTGGATTCCTTTGAAAACACAGTCAGGGAGAACACACAGGCAGATATTGCCTCTGCAAGAGCATACCACAACCCCACACCCCTCAGAGTACGTTTAGATCGGGCACTGTTAAAACTGGAAAACCCTGATGAATCCCAAGAGATGGAAACTCCTAAAAAGAAGGGTGAATCGGATAGAAAGGTTGAATCTATGAAAAATGAACTTGATAAACCGGAGGATTCCTAA